A stretch of the Clostridium fungisolvens genome encodes the following:
- the csrA gene encoding carbon storage regulator CsrA: MLVLTRKKGQSLLIGDDIEISVIKLDDGSVKLAIKAPRELSILRKELVQEVEDENKNATLINIDVLKNLNK, encoded by the coding sequence ATGTTAGTTTTAACTAGAAAAAAAGGTCAATCATTGCTAATAGGTGATGATATAGAGATTTCAGTTATTAAATTGGACGACGGTAGCGTGAAGCTTGCTATAAAAGCTCCAAGAGAATTAAGCATACTTAGAAAAGAACTTGTTCAGGAAGTTGAAGATGAAAATAAGAATGCTACTCTTATAAATATAGACGTTCTTAAAAATCTCAATAAATAA
- the fliW gene encoding flagellar assembly protein FliW, with amino-acid sequence MKLETKYHGILNYDQEDIITFTKGLPGLQELKKFILIDFEGNPFFKILHSIENKEIGLVAVSPFDVVNEYEFELKDYIIEKLKITDSSEVLVLNTVTLSSKAEEITTNLKAPIIINIKSKLGEQIIIDNEKYMIKHPLLRSE; translated from the coding sequence ATGAAACTAGAGACTAAATACCATGGTATATTAAATTATGATCAAGAGGATATAATTACATTTACTAAAGGATTACCTGGACTTCAAGAGCTAAAAAAGTTTATACTTATTGATTTTGAAGGAAATCCGTTTTTTAAGATACTTCATTCTATAGAAAATAAGGAAATAGGTTTGGTCGCAGTTTCGCCCTTTGATGTTGTGAATGAATATGAATTTGAACTGAAGGATTATATAATTGAAAAGCTTAAAATAACAGATTCAAGTGAAGTTTTAGTACTAAATACTGTGACCTTAAGTTCTAAAGCTGAAGAGATTACTACGAATTTAAAAGCTCCTATAATAATTAATATAAAATCAAAGCTTGGGGAACAAATAATCATAGATAATGAAAAATATATGATTAAGCATCCTCTACTAAGGAGTGAGTAA
- the flgL gene encoding flagellar hook-associated protein FlgL, whose protein sequence is MRVTNRMLSNNFLSDMRTNLNNMKTLQSQLSSGKEIRRPSDDPFKVARAMQLNTDISANKQYNENISDTINWLDATDTSLDQVTQTFQRIRELTISSGNAAYGSDERRAIKDELNQKVSEISQILNSNFDGKYVFGGSKVTSKPLGVKDIDANGNKGIFFAGKEGEELSINSTDIAMSSQMDMIKGKLPVEISQGVTMDYNVSAYDVLNFTSEKGKQINVSNLLNNIITNLDSSSSDAQSKLTGENLDDLTAAASNILKIRAEVGAKQNRMDSAKDKNDQENYNLTEVLSNTEDIDITQKTMEYSTMQTVYMASLQTSAKIIQPSLMDYLR, encoded by the coding sequence ATGAGAGTTACTAATAGAATGTTGTCAAATAACTTCTTAAGTGATATGAGGACAAACCTTAATAATATGAAAACACTTCAATCTCAGCTGTCATCAGGTAAAGAGATAAGAAGACCATCGGATGATCCTTTTAAAGTTGCAAGAGCAATGCAACTTAATACAGATATATCTGCTAATAAGCAATACAATGAAAATATAAGTGATACTATAAATTGGTTAGATGCTACGGATACTTCTTTAGATCAAGTAACTCAAACTTTCCAAAGAATAAGAGAACTTACAATATCTTCAGGAAATGCTGCATATGGATCAGATGAAAGAAGAGCTATAAAGGATGAATTAAATCAAAAGGTGTCAGAAATATCTCAGATTTTAAATTCCAATTTTGATGGTAAATATGTTTTTGGTGGTAGTAAAGTGACATCCAAGCCATTAGGTGTAAAAGATATAGATGCTAACGGAAATAAGGGAATATTCTTCGCAGGAAAAGAAGGAGAAGAACTTTCTATAAATTCTACAGATATAGCAATGTCAAGCCAAATGGACATGATTAAAGGGAAATTGCCAGTGGAAATATCACAAGGTGTAACTATGGATTATAATGTAAGTGCATATGATGTGTTAAATTTCACTAGTGAAAAAGGAAAACAAATAAATGTTAGCAATTTGTTAAATAATATAATTACTAACCTAGATTCATCTTCATCTGATGCACAAAGTAAGCTTACAGGTGAAAATTTAGATGACTTAACTGCTGCAGCAAGTAATATACTAAAAATTAGAGCTGAAGTTGGAGCTAAACAGAACAGAATGGATTCTGCTAAGGATAAAAATGATCAAGAAAATTATAATCTAACTGAAGTATTATCTAATACTGAAGATATTGATATAACTCAAAAAACAATGGAATACAGCACAATGCAAACAGTATATATGGCGTCACTTCAGACAAGTGCAAAAATAATTCAACCTTCTCTCATGGATTACTTGAGATAG
- the flgK gene encoding flagellar hook-associated protein FlgK, producing the protein MSGLFSTFNIAKSGMSVQQKSIDVTSHNIANANTAGYSRQRANIETTRPQSLGGMEAGQLGTGAQVSTVERIRDTFLDYQVRNETSISGQFNTRSGFLTQIEDVFSEPSDTGISSLMGKFFDSWQQLSKQPQSSNARTVVVQQTLALTDSLNHTYTQLKDLKNNAQSLIKNTVTDMNSTLNQIGELNKEIISVKNAGDTPNDLMDKRDLLIDQLSSKFNLNIDKKAFEGINLKPADVNGMKAPELVKADGDGNVARFSYISSMEKDPTDDSGTTYKITYYKLGSMDNEDNKQTITLTNVSPDQAKEIEETRVIWANSDGVATKADGYPLKDGSIVDVQELKLFSPASGEVKGNITIQKDIDNYIDQVNKLAKSIAFTVNAIHSGMSSTTSNGFPDKDYMPLFVNKSVAKYSVNGQMVNLDDTLNNESEITAENITVNKEILSDVMKLKTKTRDSDFAYASQNTVDGEGDGARALAIAQLKNNLIGIQDVGTTVKSRADLFDLTKGKAVLKDNGMTIENNNNGTTLEAYFKDTIDKLGVQSQEASRMVTNQQQLLDSLNQTKDSVSGVSLDEEMANLVQFQHAYSANAKVIATVDELLDVVVNGLKK; encoded by the coding sequence ATGTCAGGTTTATTTTCTACATTTAATATAGCAAAAAGCGGTATGTCAGTTCAGCAAAAATCTATTGATGTAACTTCGCATAATATAGCAAATGCGAATACAGCTGGATACTCTAGACAAAGAGCAAATATAGAAACTACAAGACCACAATCTTTAGGCGGTATGGAAGCAGGACAACTTGGAACTGGTGCTCAGGTTTCTACAGTTGAGAGAATAAGAGATACTTTCTTAGATTATCAAGTAAGAAATGAAACAAGTATATCTGGACAATTTAATACTAGAAGCGGGTTTTTAACTCAAATTGAAGATGTTTTTAGTGAACCATCTGATACTGGTATATCTTCATTGATGGGAAAGTTCTTTGATTCATGGCAACAATTGTCCAAGCAGCCTCAGAGTTCTAATGCAAGAACTGTAGTTGTCCAACAAACATTAGCTCTTACAGATTCATTAAACCATACATATACACAACTAAAAGATTTAAAGAATAATGCACAAAGTCTTATAAAAAACACTGTTACTGATATGAATAGTACATTAAATCAGATTGGTGAATTAAATAAAGAAATAATAAGTGTTAAAAATGCTGGAGACACACCTAATGACTTAATGGATAAAAGAGATTTACTTATAGATCAATTATCTAGCAAATTTAACTTGAATATAGATAAGAAAGCTTTCGAAGGAATAAATCTTAAACCAGCAGATGTTAATGGGATGAAAGCACCGGAACTTGTTAAGGCTGATGGAGACGGTAATGTTGCAAGATTTTCATATATAAGCAGTATGGAAAAAGATCCAACAGATGATTCAGGAACTACTTATAAGATAACTTATTATAAACTTGGAAGTATGGACAATGAAGATAATAAACAAACAATAACGTTGACTAATGTGAGCCCTGATCAGGCAAAAGAAATTGAAGAGACAAGAGTTATATGGGCAAATAGTGATGGAGTTGCAACTAAAGCTGATGGCTATCCGTTAAAAGATGGATCAATAGTGGATGTACAAGAGCTTAAATTATTTTCTCCAGCATCAGGAGAAGTTAAAGGAAATATAACAATACAAAAAGATATTGATAACTATATAGATCAAGTAAACAAGTTAGCTAAATCAATTGCGTTTACAGTTAATGCTATACATAGTGGTATGTCAAGTACAACTAGCAATGGATTTCCAGATAAAGATTATATGCCTTTATTCGTAAATAAATCAGTAGCTAAATATAGTGTAAATGGTCAAATGGTAAATCTTGATGATACTTTAAATAATGAATCAGAAATAACTGCTGAAAATATAACGGTAAATAAAGAAATTCTTAGTGATGTTATGAAATTAAAGACAAAAACAAGAGATTCTGATTTCGCTTATGCTTCGCAAAACACTGTAGATGGTGAAGGTGATGGAGCTAGAGCACTAGCTATAGCACAGCTTAAAAATAATTTAATTGGAATACAGGATGTAGGAACTACTGTTAAATCAAGAGCAGATCTTTTTGATTTAACAAAAGGTAAAGCAGTACTAAAGGATAACGGTATGACAATCGAAAATAATAATAACGGTACTACTTTAGAAGCTTACTTTAAAGACACAATAGATAAATTAGGTGTACAATCTCAAGAAGCATCTAGAATGGTGACTAACCAACAACAACTTTTAGATTCACTTAATCAGACTAAAGATAGTGTATCTGGAGTTTCACTAGATGAAGAAATGGCTAACCTAGTACAATTTCAACATGCCTATAGTGCTAATGCAAAGGTTATTGCAACTGTGGACGAGCTTCTTGATGTAGTAGTAAATGGATTAAAGAAATAG
- a CDS encoding flagellar protein FlgN produces MYEELINVILSEKEALNKLLSLLDNQYSFILKKDIFGLDDVANKIQACNKEIAEEEVKRRKLVGSNSMKEVVFSSGNERLEESYRDIIKLLEAVRLQKDTNDLLLKQQLSYTNQMLTYINPNREMKTYNSYGKMSR; encoded by the coding sequence ATGTACGAAGAGCTTATTAATGTAATACTTAGTGAAAAAGAAGCGCTTAATAAGCTTCTTTCGTTATTAGATAATCAATATTCATTTATATTAAAGAAAGATATATTTGGATTAGATGACGTTGCAAACAAAATACAAGCTTGTAATAAAGAAATAGCGGAAGAAGAAGTTAAAAGAAGAAAGCTTGTTGGAAGCAATTCAATGAAAGAAGTTGTATTTTCTTCAGGAAACGAAAGATTGGAAGAAAGTTATAGGGATATCATAAAGCTTTTAGAAGCAGTGAGACTTCAGAAGGATACAAATGATTTACTCTTAAAGCAACAACTTTCATACACTAATCAAATGTTAACTTATATAAATCCAAACAGAGAGATGAAAACTTATAACTCATACGGAAAAATGTCAAGGTAG
- the flgM gene encoding flagellar biosynthesis anti-sigma factor FlgM, with product MNIKGVGPTRNVIDIYNVNKVKATQKAESVKKDSLEISGAARALSNFSLGDDVMPRSEKVEALRMQVANGTYKPDNEKIAQSMINSISEGRG from the coding sequence ATGAATATCAAAGGGGTAGGACCAACTAGAAATGTAATTGATATATATAATGTTAACAAAGTAAAGGCAACTCAAAAAGCTGAAAGCGTGAAAAAAGATAGTTTAGAAATATCAGGCGCAGCTAGAGCTTTAAGTAACTTTTCTTTAGGAGATGATGTAATGCCTAGAAGTGAAAAGGTAGAAGCATTAAGAATGCAAGTTGCAAATGGAACCTATAAACCAGATAATGAGAAAATAGCACAATCAATGATTAATTCTATAAGTGAAGGAAGGGGTTAA
- the fliY gene encoding flagellar motor switch phosphatase FliY, producing MSNGFLTQEEIDSLLNGPSTPAESTTGNTEESISDIDKDLLGEIGNISMGSASTALSQIINQSVNITTPVVSTTTLGELKEQFHIPNIVLEVEYTSGILGKNILIMQINDAAVIANLMMGGDGTVNTTELSEIELSAVQEAMNQMIGSAATSMATMFAREVNISPPISKTWDEANEPVSEGINDDDVLVKVSFKLTIGDLVDSNIMQLLPLKTAKKIVSIMMGEEQQSEPANEQPRVEERVPQQEVRTASNYEPSNTYHAQESHNDYNHFVQEKPIYQEQRTPVEVHQASFDNLTSSPSGPAHKNIDLILDVPLEISVVLGRTKKSIKDILSLSNGSLIELDKVADEPVEILVNGKRVAFGEVVVVDENFGVRITSIVSNAERIKSLK from the coding sequence ATGAGTAATGGATTTCTTACACAAGAAGAGATAGATTCTTTGTTGAATGGTCCATCAACACCAGCCGAATCCACAACAGGTAACACTGAAGAAAGTATTTCAGATATAGATAAAGATCTGTTAGGTGAGATAGGAAATATTTCAATGGGTTCAGCTTCAACAGCTCTTTCCCAGATAATAAATCAGTCAGTTAATATTACTACTCCAGTAGTAAGCACGACAACTTTGGGAGAGTTAAAAGAGCAATTTCATATTCCTAATATAGTACTTGAAGTAGAATATACCTCAGGAATATTAGGTAAAAATATATTAATAATGCAAATCAATGATGCTGCAGTAATAGCTAACCTAATGATGGGTGGAGATGGCACTGTAAATACTACAGAGTTATCAGAAATAGAACTAAGTGCAGTTCAGGAAGCAATGAACCAGATGATTGGTTCAGCAGCAACCTCAATGGCTACTATGTTTGCAAGAGAAGTAAACATATCACCACCTATTTCAAAGACTTGGGATGAAGCAAATGAGCCGGTTTCAGAAGGGATTAACGATGACGATGTTTTAGTTAAAGTATCCTTCAAACTAACAATTGGTGATTTGGTAGATAGTAACATAATGCAGTTGTTACCACTAAAAACTGCTAAAAAGATTGTTTCAATAATGATGGGGGAAGAGCAGCAAAGCGAACCTGCTAATGAGCAGCCTAGAGTGGAAGAAAGAGTACCACAACAGGAAGTAAGAACAGCTAGTAATTACGAACCATCTAATACATATCATGCCCAAGAAAGTCACAATGACTATAATCACTTTGTACAAGAGAAACCTATATATCAAGAGCAAAGAACTCCTGTGGAAGTTCATCAAGCATCTTTTGATAATTTAACTTCAAGTCCTTCTGGGCCAGCACATAAAAATATAGATTTAATATTAGATGTTCCATTAGAAATTTCTGTGGTTCTTGGTAGAACTAAGAAAAGCATTAAAGATATTTTATCTTTAAGTAATGGATCTTTAATTGAACTGGATAAAGTTGCTGATGAGCCTGTAGAGATTTTAGTAAATGGCAAGAGAGTAGCATTTGGTGAAGTTGTGGTAGTTGATGAAAACTTTGGAGTTAGAATCACAAGTATCGTAAGCAACGCAGAGAGAATAAAGTCTTTGAAGTGA
- the fliM gene encoding flagellar motor switch protein FliM: MADVLSQSEIDALLSALSAGELEPEELQKDEEKQKVKVYDFRSPQKFSKEHIRALELIHDNFARIISNFLTAQVRKNTKVNIENIEQVTYEEFIHSVSNPTTLLLFKMPPLNGSILFEMNPSFSFQVIDILLGGTGERRHVSKEFTDIDKNIITQVATGVLSNLKLAWEDVMDIDIEVESLETNPALNQTLAPNEPVALITFSVEMGKSNTFINLCIPYLSIEKILDKLVMRNWFQAGAEEDREHTRHDIEKRLDIVDVNVKVELGSTEISIDDFLRLVTGDVIKLDNKYNSPVTVEVEDEKCYLAKPGIVGKNMGVAILDIIGKDVEDYE, translated from the coding sequence ATGGCAGATGTATTATCACAAAGTGAAATAGACGCCCTATTGTCTGCCTTGTCTGCTGGAGAGCTTGAGCCAGAGGAATTGCAAAAAGATGAAGAAAAGCAAAAAGTGAAAGTTTATGACTTTAGAAGTCCTCAAAAGTTTTCTAAAGAGCATATAAGGGCACTTGAGCTTATACATGATAATTTTGCAAGAATAATATCTAATTTTCTTACTGCTCAGGTGAGAAAAAATACAAAGGTTAACATAGAAAACATAGAGCAGGTAACCTATGAGGAGTTTATTCATAGTGTATCTAATCCGACTACACTGCTTTTGTTTAAGATGCCACCTTTAAATGGTTCAATTCTTTTTGAGATGAATCCTAGTTTCTCCTTTCAAGTTATTGATATACTGTTAGGAGGAACAGGAGAGCGAAGACATGTAAGTAAAGAGTTTACAGATATAGATAAAAATATAATAACTCAAGTGGCAACAGGAGTGTTATCAAACCTAAAGCTTGCTTGGGAAGATGTCATGGATATTGATATAGAAGTAGAGAGTTTAGAAACTAATCCTGCTTTAAACCAAACACTAGCTCCAAATGAACCAGTAGCATTAATAACTTTTTCAGTAGAAATGGGTAAGAGTAATACTTTTATAAATCTTTGTATACCTTATTTGAGTATTGAGAAAATTCTTGATAAACTGGTAATGAGAAATTGGTTCCAAGCAGGTGCTGAAGAAGACCGTGAACATACAAGACATGATATAGAAAAGAGATTGGATATCGTAGATGTAAATGTTAAGGTAGAGCTTGGTAGTACAGAAATTAGTATTGATGATTTCTTAAGATTGGTGACAGGTGATGTGATTAAGCTTGATAACAAGTATAATAGTCCTGTAACAGTAGAAGTTGAAGACGAAAAATGTTACCTGGCCAAACCAGGTATAGTTGGTAAAAATATGGGAGTAGCCATACTAGACATTATAGGTAAGGATGTGGAAGATTATGAGTAA
- a CDS encoding chemotaxis protein CheW, translating to MQVVVFKISDELFAVETSKVQSITDMTEVTKVPKAPEHIRGLINLRGSIIPLLDINLLLNISKSSKVQSNIIILNVDDEQVGISVDEVEEVLEIDEKLIQRLENEKYQSYVKGIVNFDDKLVTLVDISKILKI from the coding sequence ATGCAAGTTGTTGTTTTTAAGATTAGTGATGAACTTTTTGCTGTAGAAACATCTAAAGTTCAGAGCATTACTGATATGACAGAAGTGACCAAAGTACCAAAAGCCCCAGAACATATTAGAGGACTTATAAACCTTAGAGGTAGCATAATACCTTTATTGGATATAAATCTGCTACTCAATATATCAAAGTCATCAAAGGTTCAAAGTAACATAATAATATTGAATGTTGATGATGAACAAGTAGGTATATCTGTTGATGAGGTTGAAGAGGTTTTAGAAATTGATGAAAAACTTATTCAAAGACTTGAGAATGAAAAGTATCAAAGCTATGTAAAAGGTATAGTGAATTTTGATGATAAACTAGTTACATTAGTAGATATAAGTAAAATACTAAAAATTTAA
- a CDS encoding response regulator, translating to MARVLIVDDAAFMRMMIKDILEKNGFEVVGEASNGIKAVELYKKEKPDVVTMDITMPDMDGIEAVKNIKAFDPAAKVIMCSAMGQQGMVMDAIRAGAKDFIVKPFQADRVLEAIKKAIG from the coding sequence ATGGCTAGAGTATTAATTGTTGATGACGCAGCATTTATGAGAATGATGATAAAGGATATTCTTGAAAAAAACGGATTCGAGGTTGTAGGTGAAGCAAGTAATGGAATTAAGGCTGTAGAGCTTTATAAAAAGGAAAAACCAGATGTAGTAACTATGGATATAACAATGCCAGACATGGATGGAATTGAAGCAGTTAAAAATATCAAAGCGTTTGATCCAGCAGCTAAGGTAATAATGTGCAGTGCCATGGGCCAACAAGGTATGGTTATGGATGCAATAAGAGCAGGTGCAAAAGATTTTATAGTAAAACCATTCCAAGCAGATAGAGTGTTAGAAGCAATCAAAAAGGCAATTGGTTAA
- a CDS encoding chemotaxis protein CheC yields MDYTQLSALQLDALKEVSNIGAGNAATALSQLLNRKIDMTVPSVNVIDFMDIYNFVSEEELVAAVLVKVLGDAPGNILFVFEKSIASNIIEVLTGMKEDEFSEMGNSVLCEIGNIISAAYMNSIARLTNLSIMPSVPAVAFDMLSAILSSTFVESAQYSDSVLEIETMLLGEDSENIGGHFYFVPNPGSLEKILNSIGVI; encoded by the coding sequence ATGGATTATACTCAATTAAGTGCACTTCAACTAGATGCTCTTAAAGAAGTAAGCAATATTGGTGCAGGAAATGCAGCAACTGCTCTTTCTCAATTGTTAAACAGAAAAATTGATATGACAGTTCCAAGTGTTAATGTAATAGATTTTATGGATATTTATAATTTTGTTTCTGAAGAAGAGTTGGTGGCAGCAGTACTAGTAAAAGTACTTGGCGATGCACCAGGAAATATCTTATTTGTATTTGAAAAATCTATAGCTTCTAATATAATAGAAGTACTGACTGGAATGAAGGAAGATGAGTTTAGCGAGATGGGAAATTCAGTGCTATGTGAAATAGGTAATATTATTTCAGCAGCATACATGAATTCAATAGCAAGACTTACAAACTTGAGCATTATGCCATCAGTTCCAGCTGTGGCATTTGATATGCTAAGTGCGATTTTAAGCTCTACTTTTGTAGAGTCAGCACAGTATTCAGATAGTGTATTGGAAATAGAAACAATGCTATTAGGCGAGGATTCAGAAAATATTGGTGGACATTTTTACTTTGTTCCTAATCCTGGATCTTTGGAAAAAATATTAAATTCAATAGGCGTAATATAG